The genomic segment GTTTTAAATTTTCGATTTCTGAATTTATTTTCGCGATTTCTGGCGTAAACTGTGCTGCTATTTGCGTTTTGTTATCCAATGTCATTTGGTTTTTCTCCGTTAACAAAACCTGATTTATTTCTTTCTCAAATAACTTTAATTCTAAAGGTTTAGAAATTACAATGGCAATAATAACCGCCAATAAAATTCTTGGAGAAGCTTGTATAAATTCTTTCCATTTAGAATCTGACTTTCTAATTGTGGAAACAATAAAACGATCTAAATTAAAGATTAATAATCCCCAAACTAGTCCAAAGAAAATGGAAGCAAAGATATTATCGAAGACTGTAAAAAGCGCATAACTTCCAGCAATGGTTGCCATAATTGCAGTAAAAAAAACGGTGGCTCCAATACCAACATATTTGTTTTGTTCTCCATTAGAACAATTCTCAATTAGGTTTTTATCGACTCCAGAACAGGTTAGAAAGAAATTTTTAAGCACAGTGTGTTGATTTTAAACAGTCATTTCTAGTGAATTGTTGATTAATGAATTTGTTTATAACGAGAACTTGTAAAAGACTTCTCGATACAATTTTCTTATAAAATCGAAAATTACTTGAAGTGACATTGTGAATACTTACAACGTATTAAAACAGAATTTGTTACATGAAAAAACCTCGAATTTCGAGGTTTTTTTTGGACTATAATTAAAATTACTTTATTATTCAACCATTCCAAGTTGATTAATTTTAATTTTTTGATCTTTATTTATAGAGAAGCTTAAACGATTCCAAGCAGAGCCTTTGTTGCCTATTAAGTATATTTTATCATTTCCTCTTTTTAAATTAAAATAAAATTTGGAACTTTTAAGATCTGAATTATTTGCCATTCCTAACTCATTAATATCTGAATTTTTATTTGAAAAAGTTAGTTTTTTCCAAGCACAACCTTTTATACATTCTAGTTCTATTTCATCATCTTTTTTTTGAATAATTATTTCGAAAGGAATAACTTGAACCATCTTTTGTTTATTTTTTATTGGAGGAGGTGGAGGTAAATCATTTCCAGTTCTTTTTTTTCAATTAGTATAAGCCTTTTTTGCTTTTAAAATATCTTCTTTTGAAGCTTTTGGATTTGGTGGTGGAGGTGGGATTAATAATTTATCTTCTTTTGTTAATTCGCTACGTTTTTTGTACCAAACTTTATCTCCTTTACGCAATTTTACATATGGTTTTACAGGGTTGTCAGGATAAGAAACACTATTTTTTTGTGCACGATTCATTCTAAAATACATTCCACCTAAATCTGAGAATTCTCTGTCTATAATTTTTTTGTCTTTCTCAGACTTAAAAACATAATGTTTTCCTGTATTTTTTAGTTTCTCAAAATTAGTATGTTTTTTATTGTATTCTCTTTCAATATCAAGATTTACTAATTTTCCGTTTTTATAATATCTTGCAATTCTTTCATTTTTATCAAAAGTGTAGTAGTATCTATTATTATCGATTGTTATAAACCAGTTTGCGTTAAATTTAATAGAATCACTATTTGGATAACTAATTTTTAAAGCATTTACATCTTTTATTTTTAATTGAATATTTGTAACTGTTCCTATACTCTGCTTAGAAGATTTATTGGTTGGAATTGGAGAATCTATGTATTCTTTCTTTTTGGGTGTTTCTACTATTTCTTCAACATTGTATTCGTCTTTTAAATATTTTTGAAATTTTTCTACTCTCTTTTTATTTTGAGCTTCAAAATATTTTGTGGTTTCTAAGTTTGCTTGATTTTCTTGAGGAAAACGTTTACTTCTTGCATTTTTATATACATGACCATTGGAGTATCTCGCAAAATCTGTATGCTTATAATTGTTTAATACTGAATTATCAACAATTTTCCCATCAATCCAAACTGCATATTTGGTTTTATCTTTTAAAGCTTCAAATTGTTTTGGAGAGGGAACAATTTTCTTCAATTTTAAAGGTGGAGGAGGTGTTAAACGTGTTTTTTCAATAGCGCTTAATTCATCGTAAGTTTTACTAATTTTATTTCCATTTTTATCCTTACGTATAATTCTTAGATTTTTATAAACGTATTTTTTGTAAATTTCTGAATCAGATAGTTTTTCTTGATTATTTGGCTGTTCATGGACAGTTTCAATATTATCTTGCTTTTCTTGCGCTTCAACTCTTTCTGCAAAGAGGAAAATAAATCCTGCAATTAACGGAATTACCGCCAGTTTTTTTAGCAAGATTTTGGTGTGGGAACTTTTTGTAGTCATCATTTCTAATCTTTTTTTTGTGAGTGAATAATTCAAATTACTGGCCAAGTAATATTCGTTGTTCCAAGCAGCTTTATTTAATAATAAATGCTGGTATTGGAATGGGTTTTTATATTGATTGATAACCTTTTCGTCGGCTAAAAATTCATGGTTTAATTGGATTGCTTTTTTTAAGAAAATAAACAACGGATTTACCCAAAAAACAGCTTGTAAAAGTTCTATAAATAAAACATCAAACGTGTGTTTTTGTGTTACGTGTGTTAATTCGTGTGTAAATAATTCTGCTTCTATTTTTCCGTTTTTATAGTCTGTTTTGTTAATGAAAATAAAATTCCAAAATGTGTGTGGTAGTATTTTATCTTCTACTAATACCAAGGTTGCTTTTCCTTGTTTTACCTTTTCATTTTCATGAATTTTCTTTATAATTTTATACAAATTTCGTACAAATCTGTATAGCAGAATCGCACAAATAAAAAGGTAGATTCCCAAAATTATTTGAGAGTAATCGATCCTTTCTTCAATAAGTATTGGGGTGGTGTTTTCCACAAAGAAAGAATCTTCCATGGTTGTTGGAACTGTATTTACAATTGATTTTACATAGGTTGTAAAGGTTATTAACGGCGCTAAAAACGAAAACAAAACACTTCCTAATAAATAGAAACGATTAAAGTTGTGCATTTTTTCTTTTTCCAACACAAAATGATAGAAAAATAACAAAAGTGCTAAACAAGTTGCCGATTTTAAGAGGTAAATAATCATTTTTGTTGCTTTTTAATTTGACTGTCAATTACCTTTTTTAATTCCTCTAACTCGTCTGTAGAAAGGTTGGTTTCCTTTGTGAAAAATGACGCAAACTGACTCGCAGAATCGTTAAAGAAATTTTTAATCAACCCATTTACGTGGTTCGAAAAATAGTCTGTCTTTTTAATAATCGGATAATATTCTCGTGATTTTCCGAATAATTTATAGTTGATAAAACCTTTATCAGCAATTCTTTTTAACAAAGTAGCCACTGTTGTTGTTGCTGGTTTTGGTTCTGGATAATCTTCTAATAAATCTTTTAAAAATGCTTTTTTACGTTTCCATAAATACTGCATTAATTGTTCTTCGGTTTTAGATAATTGCATAAGAATTCTATTTTACTCTACAAACATAGAACAAAAAAATGAATTCTACAAATGTAGAGTTAAAATATTCTGCAAAAAAAAAACACCTTATAACAAAATGTAATTTGTTATAAGGTGTAATCTCCAAAGTATACTAAATAATAATTTAATACGAACTTTTATTATTTATTTGATAAAAAATGTTACTCTTCTAGCTAATTGTCTAGCATCTTTGGAAACACTTGTATCTTCGCCATTACCTTTATAAGATAATCTGCTAGCATCTATTCCTGCAGCAACTAAAATGTCGTAGACTTTTTTAGCTCTTTTTGCAGACAAAGCAGTGTTGTATCCATCAAGTCCAGTTTCATCTGCATAACCTATTAATTCTGCATTTACAGACGAATTTTGTTTCATATATAATTTTAGATAATTAATAGCATTATGAGATCCTTTTTGGATTGTTGTTTTGTTTACATCGAAATAAACATTTACATAACCATTGTTAAATAACTCCTTAACGAAATCTTTATTTGCAACAGTATTTGTAGCGTTATTGTTTGTGTTTGCTTTGTTGTATCTGCGATCTAATTCCGACATTAATTTGTTTTTATCAAAGTCAGTATTTTTCTTTTTCAACTCAGCAATTTTATCTTCTGCTTGTTGCAAACGATTTTGAATTTCTTCTAATTCGTTTGCTTCCATAACATCTTCGTAATACCAATCTGCGTGCTTTTCGTGGTTACCTAAAGCAATATTTAAACCAGCAGAATAATTAAAAATACCACCTGTTAACCCTCTTCTCTTAATAGTTGCTGTTCCATCGAAAGTACGTTGTTGGTAAAAATGCCCAATTGCAGATACGTCGAAAAATAAAGAAACTCTATCTGTTAATTTAACTTGAGGTGTAATACCAGCCATTACATTAATTACTTGATCGCGACTCGCATCTACAGGCGATTTTGGGTATAATCTAGAAAAACCAGCTCCACCATGTAATAAAAGATTAAAACGATTTGTCCAGCTTTTAAAGTTTAAAATATTTCCAGCATTTACAACACCTTCTAAAGAGGCTCTGTAATAATTAGATTCGAAAGGCTTACTGTTTTTACCTTCTGTAAACTTATTGTAACCTAAATCTAAACGAAGACCAAATTTTTCGTTAAACATATATCTTACACCTAAGTTGGTTTGCCAAAAATCTGGCTGTTTAATTTCTGGATTATAACCTGAAGCTAAAGGAAATACAGGGGTGTGAACACCAACTCCTACGTCTATAGACCATTGGTTAAAGTCTTGTGCATTTGTTTGAAACATGGAACCAAATAAAAGAGTTCCTAGTAATAATTTTTTCATAGTTTTATATGTTTTATAATTCAATACAAAATTAAGGCATTGCCATATAAAACCATTGAAGAAACCGTTAAAGTTAGATTGATTTAAAGTGAAATTTTTCTTAAAATTCGTAGCTATAGCTGTTAAAATTTAACATTTTAATAAAGACGGTATTGTCGTTTTAAATTTTTAAAAAAAGCTTTATATATTTGTGTTCTGTAAATCAGTAAATTACTGGGAAAAATGAAAAATAAATTAATTTTATTAGTAGGAATCCTCCTTTTTGCATCTTGTGCAACAAAAAAGTTCAAAGAAAAATGGATGCAAAAAGAAGCACCAGCAACTTTTAAAGCAAGATTTGAAACCACACAAGGTAATTTCGATATTGAAGCAACTAGAGAATGGTCTCCAAAAGGTGTGGATCGTTTGTATCAATTAATTAAATATGGCTATTATAACGATGTTGCAATTTATAGAGTCGTACCAAATTTTGTGGCTCAATTTGGAATTCATAACGATTCTTTAATTAATAAAAGTTGGCAAAAAGGAGTTGAAGATGAACCAGTAATAAGAAAAAACGATTCTATGACTATTTCTTTTGCTAGAGGAGGAGTAAATACGAGGTCGAATCAAATTTTTATAAATTTAAAAGAAAATCATCGTTTGGATAAGTTGGCATATTCTGGAGTTACAGGTTTTCCTGTGGTTGCAAAAGTAATTGCTGGCCAAGAAAATGTTTTAAAGTTTTATGATGGTTATGGAGATAAATTAGGAAGACAACAAGGTAAAATTAATAAATTGGGGAATGCTTTTTTAAGAGAAAAATATCCAAAGGTAGATTATATTTTAAAAGCTTATATATTAAAGAAATGATGATAAAAAAAATACCTTTTCTATTTTTTGTAGCTGTTTTATTTGGTTTTAATTTTACTTTTTCTCAAGTTAAATTTGAAAAGGAATATCGTTTAAAAACTTCAGATGTTCCTAAAAAAGCATTACACATAGTTACTATGTGGGATTTTAAAAAGAAAGTAAAATGGTATGCAGAAGAAAGTCAAGATGGTAAAACAGTTGAAGCTAAAGTTTGCCATAATAGGAATAGAATCAGTTTAGAATTTGAAGAAAATGGTACACTAATAGATGTAGAAAAAACTGTAAAATTTAGTGATTTAGAAGAGGACATACAGAAAAATATAGAAAACACATTGTCTAAAAAATTCAAGAAATTTCGTTTTAAGAAAGTTCAAATTCAATTTATAGGTGATGAAAGTGCTATTTATAACGAGATATTTAATCTGAAATCACATCATAAAAAGATAATTCCAAAATATGAAATTATTGTAAAAGGCAAAAAAGAAAAAAGATACCAGAATTTTGAAATTTTGTTCAATAGAAAAGGAGAAATAGAAAAAGAGTTGCTTATTAAATCGTCAGATTCCACTAATTTAGAATTTTAATGAAATCATTTCTAACACTTTTAGTTACTTTTTTTATTGGATTTTCACTTTTTGGACAATCAGATTTTAATTTGGGTTTTTTACCAAAAGTTGTAGTGGGAAAAAAGCTATCAGACCAAACAAAATGGGTAAATAGTATTGAGTCTAGAACTATAGTTTATGATGAAGATTATCAGTTTTCTCATAGTTTGGTAGATGTTTCTTCCATTTTATCATTCAAAATAAACACCAATCAATCTGTAAATTTTGGATATATTATTCGTTTCGAAGATTCAGAGATTATCCACAGAACTTTTCAGCATTACAATATTGTCAGTTCTTTTTCATCCTTGAAATTAGGACATCGTTTTGCTTTTGAACAGTTTTATCAAACTCAAAAACAAACCACTTTTAGAACACGTTACAGAGTGAGCCTAGAAAAACCTTTAAATGGAGAACGAGTTGATGTAAGCGAATTTTATATAAAAATTGGTAACGAATATTTGTATGATTTTGATGAGGATGATTTGGAAATTCGATTTACGCCTTATTTAGGTTATCAAGCCACTAAAAAAGACAAAGTAGAATTTGGGTTGGATTATAGATTAAGTACTTTTATACATAATCAAACCGAAAACCGACTTTGGATTCGTGCAACTTGGTATATTTCTTTATAAATTAAAGTTATTTTTTTAAATTATTTTCAACTTCAACATAAAAGTTTTTATCAACTTCAAATTGTTGTTTTTGTTGAGACGATAATGGTAATTCTTTCTTTTCTGATGCTGGATAAATCCATTTTGGTTCATCATCAATAAAAATTCTTAAAGGCATTTCAAAACCATCTACAACATTTGTCCAACGATAACTTAAAGTATTATTTTTTATTGAATATTCTAATGTAGGAATCCTTATATCTCTTAAATATTGATTGAAAAAAGGTGTTAAATCCATACTTGTTTCCTTGCTTAAAAAAGATTCTATTTGCTGTGTAGTAACTGTTTGGTGGTAGAAAACTTTGTTCATTTTTCTTAAAATCATTCTCCATTTTTCATCGTTATTTACCAACTGTCTTAATGTATGTAATAAGTTACCTCCTTTGTAGTACATATCTCCAGAACCTTCTTTATTAACATTGTATGTTCCAATAATTGTTGCTTTATTTTCAATGGCTTTTCTAGTACCTATAACGTACTCAGATGCTGCTTTTTTACCATAATAATAATCTAAAAATAAATTTTCGGAATAGTTGGTAAAGCTCTCATGTATCCACATATCTGCAATATCTTTGTTTGTAATATTGTTTGCAAACCACTCGTGGCCAGATTCGTGAATGATAATAAAATCGAATTTTAAACCCCAACCTGTTCCCGATAAATCTCTTCCTAAATACCCTTTTTTGTATTTATTTCCATACGTAACAGAACTTTGGTGTTCCATTCCTAAGTAAGGAACTTCTACTAATTTAAACCCATCTTCGTAAAAAGGATAAGGACCAAACCAGTGTTCGAAAGCTTTCATCATTTTTGGCGCATCTTTAAAATGCTCTTTGGCTTTTTCTAAATTGTATTTTAAGACATAATAATCCATATCTAAATCTCCTTTTTCTCCTTTAAAAACTTCAGAAAAATGTGCATAATCGCCAATATTTACGTTTACTCCATAATTATTTATAGGATTGTTTACATACCAATTGTAGGTTTTTGTTGTGCCATTATCAACCACACTTTCCAATCTACCATTAGAAATATCCATTAAATTTTTTGGAACAGTAACACTAATTCGCATGTTTTCTACTTCGTCATACATATGATCTTTACAAGGCCACCAAACGCTTGCGCCCAAACCTTGGCAAGAAGTCGCCACAAAATGCTTTCCATTTTTATCTTTTTTCCAAGAAAAACCTCCATCCCAAGGAGCTCTAATGGCTTCTTTCGGATTTCCTTCGTAATAAACAACAATACTTTCTTTGTTGCCTATTTCCTGCTTCTTTATCAGTTTTACAAAATGTGCATTTCCATCGTGAATTACTTTCAACTCTTTGCCATCTTGAGTAACTTTTGTAATGGATAAGGGTGCTTGCAAATCGACCTGTAAAGTTTGATTTTCTTTTAAAACAGTGTATTTAATCGTATTTTTTCCTGAAATAAATTTATCATCGGGTTTTACTTCTACATCTAAATGATAATAGGTTAAATCCCACCAAATTCTTTCTGGAGTTATAGATCCTCTAAGTGTATCTTGTTTTGTGTATTTGCTTCTCTCGCTAAGTAAACCTTGTGCTTTTGCGGATGAAAATCCTAAGAAAAGAAAGAAAATTAAAATTATTTTTTTCATATAAATTATTTCAGTTTAAAACCTTCAGCTGGTTTTGCGTTTAAAAGATGAGTTACGAAGTAATCCCAACGTTTTCTGGTCATATATTTTGTCATATCTCCATAACCATGTCTTTTGTTTGGAAACAAAATCATATCGAAATCTTTATTCGCTTTAATTAAGGCTTCTACTACCAACATTGTGTTAGATGGAGGCACATTATTATCCATAGAACCATGGGTTATTAATAATTTTCCTTTTAAATTTTTCGCAATTAATTGATTTGCTTGATTGTCGTAATTTGTGGTTTTATCTGCTTTCCCTTCCAAAGTTCCTTCCTCTAAAAGTCCTTGCCATTTTTCGCCCCAATCTGCTTCGTAATTTCTATTATCGTGGTTTCCTGCACCAGAAACTGCTACATCATAAAATTCTGGATACTCAAAAACAGCTCTTGTAGAAGCGAAACCACCTCCTGAATGCCCCCAAATTCCAACACGTTCGATATCCATTCCTTTATATTTTTGCGCTAATTGTTTAATAGCAGTAATATTATCTGGCAAACCATTATCGCCCATGTTTCCATAATAAGCATCATGAAAAGATTTAGAACGCATTGGAGTACCCATTGCATCTACTGCAACAACAGCGAAACCGAGTTCTGCAACTGCTTGGAAATCTCTCCAAACAGGCCTAAAACCATAATAACCTACACTTCCAGATTGTGGTCCTGGATAAATGTAATTTAAAACAGGGTATTTTTTAGATTCGTCGTAATTACTAGGTAAAAACATAACTCCATAAAGATCTGTTTTTTTGTCTCTTGCTTTTACAGAAAATTCAATTGGTTCTTGCCAATTATTGGCTTTTAATTCAGAAATATCTGCAGCTTCTAAATCCATTATTTTTTTTCCATTTCCATTTCTTAAGACAGAAACAGGTGGAGTTGTAGTTGTAGAATAGGTGTCTACCAACATAGAATAATCATCAGAAAAAGTAACAGAATGTGTTCCTTTAGATGGTGTTAAGTTGGTAAGATTTGTTCCATCGAAATTTACTTTGTAATAGTAATTGTGGTAGGGATTTCCTTCTTCTTTTCCGCCAGCTGTAAAATAGATTTGTCTATTTTTTTCATCAATATGTTTTACTTGTTTTACAAGCCAATCTCCAGAGGTAATTTGGTTTTTTAATTTTTTTGTAGCTAAATCATATAAATATATATGGCCCCAATTTGTTTTTTCTGAATACCAAATAAATTCGTTAGAACCGAATAAAACTTTCCAATTTTCCGCGTTTACGCCAGATTCGTAGTAGGTATCGACTTCTTCTTTATGGATAGAGATTACTTTTCCAGAATTTGCATCTGCAATTTGTAAATGCGCTATTTTATGATCTCTAGAACCAGAAACAAAGGCAAATTTAGTTCCTTCTTTATTCCATTGTGCGTCTAATAATTCGTTATTCCAATCTGCAATATGGTCTGTTGTGGTTCCTCTTTGGAAATCTGGTTTCATTTTTAAACGAACCATTTTTGGTTTTTTTCCTAAGTGAATAATTACTCTTTCGATTGTAAATATTTTCTTATCTCCTGGAAGTGGATGTTTCCAAGCTTCTAATTTAGGGTGCCCAACATTTGTAGATGTTAAATACATCATACCAACACCTCTTGCATCTTGTTGAAACGTAGCAATTTTATCGGAATTTGGCGACCATTTTAAGACAGCTCCATCACTTTTTATCCAGCCAGCATTGTTGGTTGCATATCCATAATCTTCTTTTCCATCGAAAGTAATTTGCGTTTTTTTATTGGTTTCTAAATTACGAATCCAAAGGTTGTAATGATCTATATAAGCTGCTAATTTTCTATTTGGAGAAATATGCTCGTTTCTGTTTACTTGTTTTGTGTCTTTTTCAATTTCTTCAATGGAATTATTTTTTAAATTGTAAGCATATTTTTGCTTAGTAACAGTAAAATGTACTTTTTTCATGTCTTTAGAAAAAGACACGTTATATATAGGTAACGAATTTTCTGTAATATTAAAGTTCATTTTTTCAGATAAGACTTTTGCTAATTTTTGATGATCAAATGCGTCTTTTTTAGTTTTTTTTCTGGCATCTGCCAAAACAAACCTATTGCCTTCTTTTGTGTTTGTGGTGTATATTAATTTATTTTTTTTGGCAAAGGAAACTCCATAAACTTGATTGTATACTTTTCTGTACAAACTCCTGTCCATAAATTTTGCGGCTGCTTCGTATTCTGCAACAGTAAATTGTTTTTGATTTTCTTGAGCTTTTAATGCGCTGAATGCAAATATGATAAGAAAGCTACATATAAAATTTGCTTGTAAATTTGGTTTCATAAAGTTTCTTTTTTATTGAGAGATAAATCTGTAAAATATTTATAAAAATAAGGAATGGTTTCAATTCCTTTTAGGTAATTCCACACGCCAAAATGTTCGTTTGGAGAATGAATGGCATCCGAATTTAAACCAAAGCCCATTAAAATAGTTTTACTTTTTAACTCTTGTTCGAAAAGTGAAACAATGGGTATGCTTCCTCCACTTCTTTGTGGAATTGGTGTTTTACCAAAAGTGGCTTTATAAGCTTTACTAGCAGCTTTGTATGCGATATTATCTATTGGAGTTACATAACCTTGCCCTCCATGATGTGGAGTTACATTTACAGTAACTGCATTAGGTGCAATACTCTCAAAATGTTTTTTGAATAATTGGGTAATTTCTCTCCAATCTTGATTAGGAACTAATCGCATCGAAATTTTAGCAAAAGCTTTACTTGCAATTACTGTTTTTGCACCTTCACCAATGTAACCTCCCCAAATTCCATTTACATCTAAAGTAGGCCTAATGGAGTTTCGTTCGTTTGTAGAATATCCTTTTTCACCATAAACATCGCCAATAGCAATCGATTTTTTATAATCTTCTAAAGAGAATGGAGCTTTTGCCATTTCTGCTCTTTCTTCTGATGATAAATCTTCCACTTTATCATAAAAACCAGGGATTGTAATGTGATTATTTTCATCGTGAAGTGAAGCAATCATTTTGGTTAGAATATTAATAGGATTTGCAACTGCACCACCATACAAACCAGAATGTAAATCTCTATTTGGCCCAGTAACTTCTACTTCCACATAACTTAAACCACGCAAACCTGTGGTTATAGATGGAATATCGTTGGCAATCATGCCAGTGTCTGAAATTAAAATAACATCGTTGGCTAATTTTTCTTTATTTCTTGGAACAAACCAAGCCAAACTTTCTGAACCTATTTCTTCTTCACCCTCTATCATAAATTTTACGTTGCAAGGTAAATTTCCTGTGGAAGTCATATATTCTAAGGCTTTTACATGCATATACATTTGCCCTTTATCGTCGCAAGAACCTCTTGCAAAAATCGCTCCTTCTGGATGAATACTGGTTTTTTTAATTACGGGTTCGAAAGGTGGAGAATGCCATAAATCGATAGGATCTGCTGGTTGCACATCATAATGGCCATACACTAAAACTGTGGGCAAATTTTTGTCGATAATTTTTTCTCCATAAATAATAGGGTAACCAGGTGTTTCGCACATTTCTACATGGTCGCAACCTGCTTTTTTTAAACTTTCTAAAACAAAATCGGCTGTATTTAAAACATCTTTTTTGTATGCTTTGTCTGCACTAATTGAAGGAATTTTTAATAAATCGATTAATTCGTCTAAAAAGCGTTGTTTGTTATTTTTTATATAAGAATTTATAGCACTCATAATTTTTTTATTTCTTTCAAAAATATAAAAATTATAATGAACAAGTTTGTAGTTTATAAGGATTGTTTATATTTGCATCCCGAAATCTTCGGAAAAAGTTGCAGGCGTGGTGGAATTGGTAGACACGCTAGACTTAGGATCTAGTGCCGCGAGGTGTGAGAGTTCGAGTCTCTCCGCCTGTACAATGTAGAAGCTGAAGTGAAAACTTCAGCTTTTTTATTTTAATTAATTTTTATTTGATGAAAGCATATCCGTTAAAATTTTCGCCAGTATTTAGCTACAGATTATGGGGAGGAGAAAAGCTAAAAACAGTTTTACAAAAAGAATATTCAGAAAATAATATTGGAGAATCTTGGGAAATATCTGATGTAGAAAATAGCGAAACAGTTGTTCTTGAAGGTGTTTATAAAGGGAAAACACTTAGAAATCTAATTAAAGAATTTAAAGGAAATTTTTTAGGAAATAAGGTTTACCAACAATTTGGGAATGAATTTCCTTTATTAATAAAATTTATTGATGCAAAAACGCCTTTGTCTATTCAAGTGCATCCAAGCAACGAAATTGCAAAAGAACGACACAATTCTTTTGGAAAAAATGAAATGTGGTATGTGATGGAAGCTGATGAAAATGCAGAATTAATCGTTGGTTTTGATAAAGAATTAGATAAAGAAGGGTATAAAAAACATGTAGAAAAAGGTTCTATTTTAGAAGTTTTACACCATGAAAAAGTTATTGAAGGAGACACTTTTTACATTCCAACAGGAAGAGTGCATGCAATTGGAGCAGGTGTTTTATTGGCGGAAATTCAGCAAACATCAGATATAACATATCGAATTTACGATTACGATAGAGTAGATGCTAAAACTGGTAAACTAAGAGATTTACACAACGATTTAGCGATTGATGTTATCGATTTTAAATCTTATAAAGAGTACAAAACTTCTTATAAAACGACTCCGAATATTTCTAATGAATTAGTGCATTCGCCTTATTTTAAAACAAATATTATAATTGTTGAAGACACTATTGTAAAAGATTATTCTAATTTAGATTCTTTTGTAATTTACATTTGTGTTGAAGGTAGTTTTGCACTAATTGATAATAGAAAAACAACCTATTTACAAAAAGGAGAAACTGTTTTATTGCCAGCTTCCATAGAGAAAATGGAGGTAAATGCGATATCTCCTAAAAGTAAACTTTTAGAAGTTTATTTATAATTATTATAAAGAAATAATTTCGAAATCTTCCGTTTT from the Polaribacter cellanae genome contains:
- a CDS encoding M56 family metallopeptidase → MIIYLLKSATCLALLLFFYHFVLEKEKMHNFNRFYLLGSVLFSFLAPLITFTTYVKSIVNTVPTTMEDSFFVENTTPILIEERIDYSQIILGIYLFICAILLYRFVRNLYKIIKKIHENEKVKQGKATLVLVEDKILPHTFWNFIFINKTDYKNGKIEAELFTHELTHVTQKHTFDVLFIELLQAVFWVNPLFIFLKKAIQLNHEFLADEKVINQYKNPFQYQHLLLNKAAWNNEYYLASNLNYSLTKKRLEMMTTKSSHTKILLKKLAVIPLIAGFIFLFAERVEAQEKQDNIETVHEQPNNQEKLSDSEIYKKYVYKNLRIIRKDKNGNKISKTYDELSAIEKTRLTPPPPLKLKKIVPSPKQFEALKDKTKYAVWIDGKIVDNSVLNNYKHTDFARYSNGHVYKNARSKRFPQENQANLETTKYFEAQNKKRVEKFQKYLKDEYNVEEIVETPKKKEYIDSPIPTNKSSKQSIGTVTNIQLKIKDVNALKISYPNSDSIKFNANWFITIDNNRYYYTFDKNERIARYYKNGKLVNLDIEREYNKKHTNFEKLKNTGKHYVFKSEKDKKIIDREFSDLGGMYFRMNRAQKNSVSYPDNPVKPYVKLRKGDKVWYKKRSELTKEDKLLIPPPPPNPKASKEDILKAKKAYTN
- a CDS encoding DUF2490 domain-containing protein, producing the protein MKSFLTLLVTFFIGFSLFGQSDFNLGFLPKVVVGKKLSDQTKWVNSIESRTIVYDEDYQFSHSLVDVSSILSFKINTNQSVNFGYIIRFEDSEIIHRTFQHYNIVSSFSSLKLGHRFAFEQFYQTQKQTTFRTRYRVSLEKPLNGERVDVSEFYIKIGNEYLYDFDEDDLEIRFTPYLGYQATKKDKVEFGLDYRLSTFIHNQTENRLWIRATWYISL
- a CDS encoding M1 family metallopeptidase, with protein sequence MKKIILIFFLFLGFSSAKAQGLLSERSKYTKQDTLRGSITPERIWWDLTYYHLDVEVKPDDKFISGKNTIKYTVLKENQTLQVDLQAPLSITKVTQDGKELKVIHDGNAHFVKLIKKQEIGNKESIVVYYEGNPKEAIRAPWDGGFSWKKDKNGKHFVATSCQGLGASVWWPCKDHMYDEVENMRISVTVPKNLMDISNGRLESVVDNGTTKTYNWYVNNPINNYGVNVNIGDYAHFSEVFKGEKGDLDMDYYVLKYNLEKAKEHFKDAPKMMKAFEHWFGPYPFYEDGFKLVEVPYLGMEHQSSVTYGNKYKKGYLGRDLSGTGWGLKFDFIIIHESGHEWFANNITNKDIADMWIHESFTNYSENLFLDYYYGKKAASEYVIGTRKAIENKATIIGTYNVNKEGSGDMYYKGGNLLHTLRQLVNNDEKWRMILRKMNKVFYHQTVTTQQIESFLSKETSMDLTPFFNQYLRDIRIPTLEYSIKNNTLSYRWTNVVDGFEMPLRIFIDDEPKWIYPASEKKELPLSSQQKQQFEVDKNFYVEVENNLKK
- a CDS encoding peptidylprolyl isomerase, producing the protein MKNKLILLVGILLFASCATKKFKEKWMQKEAPATFKARFETTQGNFDIEATREWSPKGVDRLYQLIKYGYYNDVAIYRVVPNFVAQFGIHNDSLINKSWQKGVEDEPVIRKNDSMTISFARGGVNTRSNQIFINLKENHRLDKLAYSGVTGFPVVAKVIAGQENVLKFYDGYGDKLGRQQGKINKLGNAFLREKYPKVDYILKAYILKK
- a CDS encoding OmpA family protein, whose protein sequence is MKKLLLGTLLFGSMFQTNAQDFNQWSIDVGVGVHTPVFPLASGYNPEIKQPDFWQTNLGVRYMFNEKFGLRLDLGYNKFTEGKNSKPFESNYYRASLEGVVNAGNILNFKSWTNRFNLLLHGGAGFSRLYPKSPVDASRDQVINVMAGITPQVKLTDRVSLFFDVSAIGHFYQQRTFDGTATIKRRGLTGGIFNYSAGLNIALGNHEKHADWYYEDVMEANELEEIQNRLQQAEDKIAELKKKNTDFDKNKLMSELDRRYNKANTNNNATNTVANKDFVKELFNNGYVNVYFDVNKTTIQKGSHNAINYLKLYMKQNSSVNAELIGYADETGLDGYNTALSAKRAKKVYDILVAAGIDASRLSYKGNGEDTSVSKDARQLARRVTFFIK
- a CDS encoding BlaI/MecI/CopY family transcriptional regulator: MQLSKTEEQLMQYLWKRKKAFLKDLLEDYPEPKPATTTVATLLKRIADKGFINYKLFGKSREYYPIIKKTDYFSNHVNGLIKNFFNDSASQFASFFTKETNLSTDELEELKKVIDSQIKKQQK